CGAGCCGGCTCCATCGAGATCGATGGCACCGCCGTGATGGAGCGCGTCCGCCGCGAGCGTGATCGCTTCGTCCGGCTGGCGGTGCAGTCGATGCACCGGCGCATCGATGATGAGATGCTGGTTCGAGGCCGGGCAAGATTCACCGACCCCCACGTGCTCGAACTCGAAGACGGGTCCCGGATCCACGCGGCGCGCATCGTCATCGCCACGGGCTCGCGCAGCCACGTCGTTCCCGCGCTCGAAGCGGCGGGCGATCGACTGGCGACCAGCGACGAGGTGTTCGACTGGACGGACCTGCCCGCCTCGGTGGCGCTGTTCGGGCCCGGCGTGATCGGGCTGGAGCTCGGCCAGGCGTTCGCGCGCCTCGGGGTCCGGGTCCGGATCTTCGGCGTCGGCGGTTCGATCGGATCGATCCGCGACCCGGCGATCCGGGCGCTGGCGCTGGAGCGCTTTCGCGAGGAGTTCCCGCTGCACCCCGATGCCGATGTGCGATCGATCGAAGCGGGTACGGACGGCGTGCGCGTTCGCTGGCGCGATGGCGGAGGCATCGAGGAAGAGACCTTCGAGCGCCTGCTGGCGGCGACCGGCCGGCGGCCCAACGTCGAGGACCTCGGCCTGGAGCACTCCGGACTGGCCCTCGACGACCGCGGCGTGCCCGTGTTCGACCGCTACACGATGCAGTGCGGTGAGTCGCACGTGTTCATCGCCGGCGATGTGAACAGCGACGTTCCCCTGCTGCACGAGGCCGCCGACGAAGGGCGGATCGCCGGCGCCAACGCCGGCCGCTGGCCCGACGTGCGGGCCGGTCTCCGGCGCTGCCCCCTGTCGATCGTGTTCACCGAGCCGCAGATCGCCCGGGTGGGCCTCGGCCGGGACGAGGCCGAGGCGCGCTGCGGCGATCAGCTGGCGGTCGGCGGCGCGTCGATGCGCAACCAGGGCCGTGCGCGCACGATGGGCGTGGACTGCGGCGAGATCCGCCTGTTCGGCCAGCACGGCAATCGCCGTTTCCTCGGCGCGGAACTGTTCGGGCCGGGCATGGAGCACATCGCCCACCTGCTGGCCTGGGCGGCCCAGCAGCGGATGACCGTCCCGGACATGCTCGACATGCCGTTCTATCATCCCGTGCTCGAAGAGGGACTGCGCACCGCACTGCGCGACCTGAACGCCTCGCTGAAGCAGACCGGCGCGCCCGACGACGAGTGCATGGAGTGCGGTCCGGGCACGTGACCCTGCGGCCGGGCTCCGACGGTCCGGTCGCTGTATCCTTGGCCACCGATGCACCCGCCCGACTTCTTCCTGCGAGACCCCCGATGAACGGCTCCGTCGACCTGACCCAGACCCGGCAACTGCTTGCCCGCGGCCGGACCGAGGAGGCACTTTCGACGCTTGCGAGCGCGGCGTCGGAAGCGACCGCCGCCGAGCTGCGCGACTGGTGGCTGGCCGAGGGCCGGCCCGACCGAGCCGAGCCCGTACTCCAGCGCCTTGCCGCGCGCGATTCCGCCGAGGGGCGGGTCAGCCGCTCGGCGCTCGCCCTGCTGCGGGGCGACCTCGCGCGGGCCGTCGATGCGGCCCAGGCCGCCCGGCAGCTGGACCCGGACTGCGTCGCTGCCTACGGCCACCTCGGCCGCGCGCTGTTCAATGCCGGCCGGCTGACCGACGCCGGGCGCTGTTTCGAAGAGGCCGTGCGTCGCGATCCGGAGTCGGCCGTCGCGGCCTACAACCTCGGCCACCTGCGCCGAGCGTCGGGGCGGATGGACAGCGCCGTCGAGGCCTACGCCCGGGCCCTCGAACTCGCGCCCGGCCTGCGCGCGGCTCGATTCAATCGCGGCATCACGTATGCGCTGCTGGAGCGGCCTGCCGAGGCGCTGGCGGATTTCGAAGCGCTGCTGCAGCGCGATGCCGGCGACGTCGACGCGCGCCTGAACGCGGGCCTGGCCCGACAGACGCTCGGCGAACTCGATGCAGCGGAAGCGGACTACCGCGCCGTGATCGAGCAAGCCCCCGATCATCCGCTGGCGTGGACCTATCTCGGCATCCTGCTCAACGAACGACTGCAGACCGCCGAAGCCGTGTCGGCGCTGGAGCATGCCCTTCAGCTGGACCCGCAG
Above is a genomic segment from Halomonas denitrificans containing:
- a CDS encoding dihydrolipoyl dehydrogenase — translated: MSGTREVDVAVIGAGSAGLVAFGQVRDHTDRAVLIEGREYGTTCARVGCMPSKLLIAAANAAYGAREADRFGVRAGSIEIDGTAVMERVRRERDRFVRLAVQSMHRRIDDEMLVRGRARFTDPHVLELEDGSRIHAARIVIATGSRSHVVPALEAAGDRLATSDEVFDWTDLPASVALFGPGVIGLELGQAFARLGVRVRIFGVGGSIGSIRDPAIRALALERFREEFPLHPDADVRSIEAGTDGVRVRWRDGGGIEEETFERLLAATGRRPNVEDLGLEHSGLALDDRGVPVFDRYTMQCGESHVFIAGDVNSDVPLLHEAADEGRIAGANAGRWPDVRAGLRRCPLSIVFTEPQIARVGLGRDEAEARCGDQLAVGGASMRNQGRARTMGVDCGEIRLFGQHGNRRFLGAELFGPGMEHIAHLLAWAAQQRMTVPDMLDMPFYHPVLEEGLRTALRDLNASLKQTGAPDDECMECGPGT